A single genomic interval of Tsukamurella paurometabola harbors:
- a CDS encoding sugar ABC transporter ATP-binding protein, which translates to MTCITSEPGPPALRMRGIVKAFPGVRALDGVDLVARSGEVHCLLGQNGAGKSTLIKILAGAHQPDAGRIEFGGVEVELGTPQAALSQGVATIYQELDLIDGLSVAENIYLGHEFARGGATARGRTNAAAAALLARLGHPELAPTREVGWLPAAAQQIVSIARALSHLGEQDVHRQVVIMDEPTAVLDSGEVDGLFAVVERLRAAGAAIIYISHRLEEIRRIGDRITVLKDGRTVAEDLAVADTPAGDLIALMTGREIERVYDDLPALDEADEPVLRVSGLTRRGEFGPIDFDVRRGEVFGLAGLVGSGRSEILETVFGARRSDAGTVELGGRRVRTGSVSAAVAAGIGLCPEERKSQGLVLDDTIARNVTLASIPAWSRAGISSSSAERTAAQSVAERVDLRPPDVDRIVGTLSGGNQQKVVLARWLLGDCRVLLLDEPTRGVDIGARREIYQLITDLARRGVAIVVVSSELPEVLGLAHRVTVIADGRQVHTGPSAELDEHRVLDLVMEGKRQ; encoded by the coding sequence ATGACCTGCATCACATCCGAGCCTGGCCCCCCGGCGCTGCGCATGCGGGGGATCGTCAAGGCGTTCCCGGGCGTCCGAGCCCTGGACGGTGTCGACCTCGTGGCCCGCTCGGGCGAGGTCCACTGCCTGCTCGGGCAGAACGGCGCGGGCAAGTCGACGCTCATCAAGATCCTCGCGGGGGCACACCAGCCCGATGCGGGGCGTATCGAGTTCGGTGGCGTCGAAGTCGAACTCGGCACCCCCCAGGCCGCGCTGAGCCAGGGCGTCGCCACCATCTACCAGGAGCTCGACCTGATCGACGGCCTCTCAGTGGCCGAGAACATCTACCTCGGCCACGAATTCGCGCGCGGCGGGGCCACGGCCCGCGGCCGCACCAACGCCGCGGCCGCCGCTCTGCTCGCGCGCCTGGGTCATCCCGAGCTGGCACCGACTCGGGAGGTGGGCTGGCTTCCCGCTGCAGCGCAACAGATCGTGTCGATCGCGCGGGCCCTCTCCCACCTCGGCGAGCAGGACGTGCACAGGCAGGTCGTGATCATGGACGAGCCCACCGCGGTGCTCGACTCCGGCGAGGTCGACGGCCTGTTCGCAGTGGTCGAGCGCCTGCGCGCGGCGGGCGCGGCCATCATCTACATCTCGCACCGTCTGGAGGAGATCCGGCGGATCGGCGATCGGATCACCGTGCTCAAGGACGGCCGCACGGTGGCGGAGGACCTCGCCGTCGCGGACACACCGGCCGGCGATCTCATCGCGCTCATGACGGGCCGAGAGATCGAGCGCGTCTACGACGACCTGCCGGCGTTGGACGAGGCCGACGAGCCGGTTCTTCGCGTATCCGGCCTGACCCGGCGCGGCGAGTTCGGCCCCATCGACTTCGACGTCCGCCGCGGCGAGGTCTTCGGACTCGCCGGCCTCGTCGGCTCGGGCCGCAGCGAGATCCTCGAGACCGTCTTCGGTGCACGCCGGTCCGACGCCGGCACCGTCGAGCTCGGCGGGCGGCGGGTTCGAACCGGATCGGTCTCCGCCGCCGTCGCCGCCGGAATCGGCTTGTGCCCGGAGGAGCGCAAGTCGCAGGGGCTGGTGCTCGACGACACGATCGCCCGTAACGTCACCCTCGCGAGCATCCCCGCCTGGTCGCGGGCCGGGATCTCCAGCAGCTCCGCAGAGCGGACCGCCGCGCAGAGCGTCGCGGAGCGGGTCGACCTGCGCCCTCCCGACGTGGATCGGATCGTCGGCACGCTGTCCGGCGGCAACCAGCAGAAGGTGGTGCTCGCGCGGTGGCTCCTCGGGGACTGCCGCGTGCTCCTGCTCGATGAACCCACCCGCGGCGTCGACATCGGCGCGCGCCGCGAGATCTACCAGCTGATCACGGATCTCGCGCGCCGCGGCGTGGCGATCGTCGTCGTCTCGAGCGAACTCCCCGAGGTCCTCGGCCTGGCACACCGCGTCACCGTGATCGCCGACGGTCGGCAGGTCCACACCGGGCCGAGCGCCGAACTCGACGAACACCGGGTCCTGGACCTGGTGATGGAAGGGAAGAGACAGTGA
- a CDS encoding ROK family protein yields the protein MQQTGLSRSTVRTRVDALVAAGYLTETEDMPSTGGRPAGRVAWNARHAVVLAVDLGATHAVAAVLDLNRSVLAEHAWDRPIADGPEAVLDEVLAVGRRLLDEVAGPRLAGVGVGLPGPVEHATGRPTSPPIMPGWDGYDVVAHLGVLGAPVLVDNDANLMALGERAAGWPDAQHLLFVKAATGIGAGIISEGVLNRGAIGTAGDLGHVALPAAEDVVCHCGNVGCLEAVASGTAMIARLREAGEPIASVADVVEAVRSGDSRASALVRQAGRDIGTVLASCVSLLNPAVIVIGGELAGAGESLVAGVREVVYRRSIPLATSTLQIVASGTGHHAGVVGAADMVIDHVFSSAAVDESLAETA from the coding sequence GTGCAACAGACGGGCCTGTCCCGGTCGACGGTCCGCACCCGCGTCGACGCTCTCGTGGCCGCGGGATACCTGACCGAGACCGAGGACATGCCCTCGACGGGCGGCCGCCCCGCCGGTCGTGTCGCGTGGAACGCCCGGCACGCCGTCGTCCTCGCCGTCGACCTGGGCGCCACCCACGCCGTCGCCGCCGTGCTGGACCTCAATCGATCGGTCCTCGCCGAACACGCCTGGGACCGCCCGATCGCGGACGGGCCGGAGGCGGTCCTCGACGAGGTACTGGCCGTCGGGCGGCGCCTGCTCGACGAGGTCGCGGGCCCCCGCTTGGCAGGCGTCGGCGTCGGGCTGCCCGGCCCCGTCGAACACGCCACCGGCCGGCCGACGAGTCCGCCGATCATGCCCGGTTGGGACGGGTACGACGTGGTGGCACACCTCGGTGTCCTCGGCGCACCCGTCCTCGTCGACAACGACGCCAACCTCATGGCGCTGGGCGAGCGCGCCGCCGGGTGGCCGGACGCGCAACACCTGTTGTTCGTGAAGGCGGCCACCGGCATCGGCGCCGGCATCATCTCCGAGGGAGTGCTCAATCGCGGCGCGATCGGCACCGCCGGCGACCTCGGGCACGTCGCCCTGCCCGCGGCCGAGGACGTCGTCTGTCACTGCGGGAACGTCGGTTGCCTCGAAGCCGTCGCCTCGGGAACCGCGATGATCGCGCGCCTGCGCGAGGCGGGCGAGCCCATCGCGTCGGTGGCCGACGTCGTGGAGGCGGTGCGCAGCGGCGACTCACGAGCCTCGGCACTCGTGCGCCAGGCGGGACGCGACATCGGCACCGTCCTGGCGTCCTGTGTGAGCCTGCTCAATCCCGCCGTGATCGTGATCGGTGGCGAACTCGCCGGCGCGGGCGAGTCCCTGGTCGCAGGAGTGCGCGAGGTCGTGTACCGCCGCTCGATCCCCCTCGCCACCTCCACCCTGCAGATCGTCGCGTCCGGCACCGGACATCACGCCGGCGTGGTGGGCGCCGCCGATATGGTGATCGACCACGTCTTCTCGTCGGCGGCGGTCGATGAGAGCCTCGCGGAGACCGCCTGA
- a CDS encoding cobalt-precorrin-6A reductase — protein MRRVLVLGGTAEARELARMLHDDPRFGVLSSLAGRVADPRLPVGETRIGGFGGPSGLAAFLREDHVDVLVDATHPFAATISRNAALAAATAEVPLLALVRPSWEPEAGDRWTRVPTVAAAARALARRGGGRALLTTGRQDVHEFATLDDWWFLIRVVDTPEGVLPSRHTVIRGRGPYTRTSERDLLREHAIDVLVTKNSGGDLVSAKLSVARELGVDVVMVDRPERPPVPAVTTAAAAYADLVARL, from the coding sequence ATGCGGCGCGTACTGGTCCTGGGCGGAACGGCCGAGGCCCGCGAGTTGGCGCGGATGCTGCACGACGACCCGCGGTTCGGCGTGCTGAGCTCCCTCGCCGGCCGCGTGGCCGATCCGCGGCTGCCGGTGGGGGAGACGCGGATCGGGGGGTTCGGCGGACCGTCGGGCCTCGCCGCCTTCCTGCGCGAGGATCACGTCGATGTGCTGGTCGACGCGACGCACCCGTTCGCCGCTACGATCTCCCGCAACGCCGCCCTCGCCGCGGCGACGGCGGAGGTGCCGCTCCTCGCCCTCGTCCGGCCGTCGTGGGAGCCCGAGGCGGGGGACCGGTGGACCCGCGTGCCGACGGTGGCCGCTGCCGCGCGGGCTCTCGCGCGGCGGGGCGGCGGGCGGGCCCTGCTCACCACCGGCAGGCAGGACGTGCACGAGTTCGCCACTCTCGACGACTGGTGGTTCCTGATCCGTGTGGTCGACACACCGGAGGGCGTCCTGCCGTCCCGGCACACGGTGATCCGGGGTCGGGGACCGTACACGCGGACCTCGGAGCGAGACCTGTTGCGCGAGCACGCGATCGACGTCCTGGTCACGAAGAACAGCGGCGGCGACCTCGTCTCGGCGAAGCTGTCGGTCGCGCGGGAACTCGGTGTCGACGTGGTGATGGTCGACCGGCCCGAGCGGCCGCCCGTGCCGGCGGTGACGACCGCGGCGGCCGCGTACGCCGATCTCGTCGCGAGGCTCTGA
- the cobM gene encoding precorrin-4 C(11)-methyltransferase: MTVYFIGAGPGAPDLLTLRGAELLARCTVCLYAGSLVPQEMLDRCPAGARLIDTARMPLPEIVDELVGAHRDGLDVARLHSGDISLYSAFTEQARRLDAAGVPYEIVPGVPAFAAASAALGRELTVPGVGQSLLITRVSTLSTDMPAGEDLASLARTGVTLALHLAAHRAQALTDDLVPYYGADCPVAVVAFASRADERIVRCRLADLPQRLAAEGITKTAVIFVGKVLDADAFEESYLYSARRLRPPGASH; this comes from the coding sequence GTGACGGTCTACTTCATCGGTGCGGGACCGGGCGCTCCCGACCTGCTCACCCTCCGCGGCGCAGAGCTGCTGGCCCGGTGCACGGTGTGCCTGTACGCGGGATCGCTGGTACCGCAGGAGATGCTGGACCGTTGCCCGGCCGGGGCGAGGCTGATCGACACCGCCCGGATGCCGTTGCCCGAGATCGTCGACGAACTCGTGGGCGCGCACCGCGACGGGCTCGACGTCGCGCGCCTGCACTCGGGCGACATCTCGCTCTACTCCGCGTTCACCGAGCAGGCCCGCCGGCTCGACGCGGCCGGCGTGCCGTACGAGATCGTCCCCGGCGTGCCGGCGTTCGCCGCCGCTTCCGCGGCGCTGGGCCGGGAACTGACGGTGCCCGGCGTGGGTCAGTCCCTGCTCATCACCCGCGTGTCCACACTCTCGACGGACATGCCCGCGGGGGAGGACCTCGCGTCCCTCGCCCGGACCGGGGTGACGCTGGCGCTGCACCTCGCCGCGCACCGCGCGCAAGCCCTCACCGACGACCTCGTGCCGTACTACGGCGCCGACTGTCCCGTGGCGGTCGTGGCGTTCGCCAGCCGCGCGGACGAGCGGATCGTGCGCTGCCGGCTCGCGGACCTGCCGCAGCGGCTCGCCGCGGAGGGGATCACCAAGACCGCGGTGATCTTCGTCGGGAAGGTGCTCGACGCGGACGCCTTCGAGGAGAGCTACCTGTACTCGGCGCGGCGATTGCGCCCGCCGGGAGCGAGCCACTGA
- the cbiE gene encoding precorrin-6y C5,15-methyltransferase (decarboxylating) subunit CbiE has product MTVTVVGIGADGWPGLTDVARRTLMDDATVILGAPRQLEYLPRGVAAIARPWPTPLLPAIDELADGVHVLASGDPMFYGVGATIARRRPDLDLRVIPHFSCFALACARLRWPAEEVTVVSAVGRDPSQLVRALRAGRRVVVLSESGVTPNAVADLLHDAGLTADMTVLEQLGGFREKVRPWQRSLAFDDLNVIALDPSEPAGSFVFEHDGQITKPDVRAMTVAALRPTPGWIWDFGAGSGSVGITWALQGGGSVAAVERRADRAERVTRNAARAGVPAEVIVGDTADLTAELPVPDAIFIGGGLTEALAATCVGILPVGGRLVANTVTVEGQNVAALLRTRFGGELRSYTVSDLEPLGAGTAWQPRRPIVQWVYVKGEA; this is encoded by the coding sequence ATGACGGTGACGGTGGTCGGCATCGGCGCCGACGGATGGCCCGGGCTTACCGACGTCGCGCGTCGCACGCTCATGGACGACGCGACGGTGATCCTCGGCGCGCCACGCCAGCTCGAGTACCTTCCCCGCGGTGTCGCCGCGATCGCCCGACCGTGGCCGACGCCGCTGCTGCCCGCGATCGACGAACTGGCCGACGGCGTGCACGTGCTCGCGAGCGGGGACCCGATGTTCTACGGCGTGGGCGCGACGATCGCGCGCCGGCGGCCCGACCTGGACCTGCGGGTGATTCCCCACTTCTCGTGCTTCGCGCTGGCATGCGCCCGGCTGCGGTGGCCCGCCGAGGAGGTGACGGTCGTGTCCGCAGTGGGACGCGACCCGTCGCAGCTGGTGCGGGCGCTACGGGCGGGCCGCAGGGTCGTGGTGCTCAGCGAGTCCGGCGTCACGCCCAACGCGGTCGCCGACCTGCTGCACGACGCCGGACTCACCGCCGACATGACGGTGCTCGAACAGCTCGGGGGTTTCCGTGAGAAGGTCCGGCCCTGGCAACGGTCGCTGGCGTTCGACGACCTCAACGTGATCGCACTCGACCCCTCCGAGCCCGCCGGGTCGTTCGTGTTCGAACACGACGGCCAGATCACCAAGCCCGACGTGCGGGCGATGACGGTGGCGGCACTGCGGCCGACGCCGGGCTGGATCTGGGACTTCGGTGCCGGCTCCGGATCCGTCGGGATCACCTGGGCACTGCAGGGCGGTGGCTCCGTCGCGGCGGTGGAGCGGCGCGCGGACCGCGCTGAGCGGGTGACGCGCAACGCCGCGCGTGCCGGTGTGCCCGCCGAGGTGATCGTGGGCGACACGGCGGACCTGACCGCGGAACTCCCCGTCCCGGATGCGATCTTCATCGGCGGCGGCCTCACCGAGGCCCTCGCGGCGACGTGCGTCGGCATCCTCCCCGTGGGTGGCCGGCTGGTGGCGAACACCGTGACCGTCGAGGGGCAGAACGTGGCCGCCCTGCTGCGCACCCGCTTCGGTGGCGAGCTTCGCAGCTACACGGTCTCCGACCTGGAGCCGCTCGGCGCGGGCACGGCGTGGCAGCCGCGCCGGCCGATCGTGCAGTGGGTGTACGTGAAAGGCGAAGCGTGA
- a CDS encoding SDR family NAD(P)-dependent oxidoreductase — translation MTADRIPDGAVLLLGGRSEVGLEVVRRIAPGRDVILAARRPEHLDVQIATLREVGATGVFPIEFDADRTERHAAFLDEVADRFGRIGVAVVAFGILGDQARAEADPAHAVQIAQTDYVAQVSILLGLAKLLRDQDPRAGGRGAIVAFSSVAGVRVRKANFVYGSTKAGLDGFVQGFTDSLHGTGIQVLLARPGFIVGAMTRELMASGVKPAPFSRTAPEVAEATVHALRRGRRVVWIPPVLRPLYAALRYVPQAVWRRMPR, via the coding sequence GTGACTGCGGACAGGATTCCCGACGGGGCGGTGCTCCTCCTGGGCGGCCGGAGCGAGGTCGGCCTGGAGGTCGTCCGCCGGATCGCGCCCGGCCGCGACGTGATCCTCGCGGCCCGGCGCCCGGAGCATCTGGACGTGCAGATCGCGACGCTGCGCGAGGTCGGCGCCACGGGCGTCTTCCCGATCGAGTTCGACGCCGACCGCACGGAGCGGCACGCCGCGTTCCTCGACGAGGTCGCCGACCGGTTCGGCCGGATCGGCGTGGCGGTGGTGGCGTTCGGCATCCTCGGCGACCAGGCCCGCGCGGAGGCCGACCCCGCGCACGCGGTGCAGATCGCGCAGACCGACTACGTGGCGCAGGTGTCGATCCTCCTCGGGCTGGCGAAGCTGCTGCGCGACCAGGATCCGCGCGCGGGCGGCCGCGGGGCGATCGTCGCCTTCTCCTCGGTCGCCGGGGTGCGGGTGCGCAAGGCCAACTTCGTCTACGGGAGCACGAAGGCGGGGTTGGACGGCTTCGTGCAGGGCTTCACCGATTCGTTGCACGGGACGGGGATCCAGGTGCTGCTCGCCCGGCCGGGCTTCATCGTCGGGGCGATGACGCGCGAACTCATGGCCTCCGGCGTGAAACCGGCGCCGTTCAGCCGTACCGCCCCGGAGGTCGCCGAGGCGACGGTGCACGCGCTGCGGCGCGGCCGCCGGGTCGTGTGGATCCCGCCCGTCCTGCGCCCGCTCTACGCGGCACTGCGGTACGTCCCGCAGGCGGTGTGGCGGCGGATGCCGCGATGA
- a CDS encoding PPOX class F420-dependent oxidoreductase: protein MPNDDRPVLNPDALAFVTERHLATLSTLRADGTPHTVAIAFTYDAGTGVARVITSGDSQKARNAARGGYAALTQVDGARWLTLEGPARVRTDAASVRDAEARYAVRYKPPRENPKRVVIEIDVTRVLGSSTLRD from the coding sequence GTGCCGAACGACGACCGCCCCGTCCTCAATCCCGACGCCCTCGCCTTCGTGACCGAGCGCCACCTCGCGACGCTCAGTACGCTGCGCGCCGACGGAACGCCGCACACCGTCGCGATCGCCTTCACCTACGACGCCGGCACCGGCGTGGCGCGGGTCATCACCTCCGGCGACAGCCAGAAGGCGCGCAACGCTGCGCGGGGCGGGTACGCCGCCCTGACGCAGGTCGACGGTGCCCGCTGGCTCACCCTGGAGGGGCCGGCACGGGTCCGCACCGACGCCGCGTCGGTGCGGGACGCCGAGGCGCGCTACGCCGTTCGCTACAAGCCGCCGCGGGAGAACCCGAAGCGCGTGGTGATCGAGATCGACGTCACCCGGGTGCTGGGATCGAGCACGCTACGCGATTAG
- a CDS encoding sugar porter family MFS transporter, whose amino-acid sequence MTHGGGTTADGPSIFEEGEGNSSRVVQIAIVAAMGGLLFGYDSAVINGATKAIESRFGIHGYALGFAVASALLGAAAGAMTAGRIADRIGRLRVMQIAAVLFLLSALGCAFATHTWMLILFRVVGGVGVGVASVIAPAYIAEVSPARIRGRLGSLQQMAIVLGIFLSLLVDWLLASLAGGASNDLWLGMEAWRWMFLVMAIPAIVYGVASTMIPESPRYLVSRHRIPEARRVLTMLLGEKNLDITVTRIEESLAGEEKHSWRDLVKPGGGIYPIVWVGLLLSIFQQAVGINVIFYYSNMLWQAVGFEESQSNQISVFTSIVNVVVTIVAIMLVDRIGRRPLLLTGSIGMTVSLATMAVCFSTAEIVDGKPSLTGVMGVLALVAANLFVIFFGVSWGPVVWVLLGEMFPNRIRGAALSLAAAAQWAANWAITVTFPKMEGNLTLAYGLYATFALLSLFFVYRFVPETKGKTLEDMHGELPPARSR is encoded by the coding sequence ATGACGCACGGCGGCGGCACCACGGCCGACGGCCCCTCGATCTTCGAGGAGGGGGAGGGCAACAGTAGCCGGGTCGTCCAGATCGCGATCGTCGCGGCGATGGGCGGCCTGCTGTTCGGCTACGACAGCGCGGTCATCAACGGCGCGACCAAGGCGATCGAGAGCCGGTTCGGCATCCACGGGTACGCGCTCGGCTTCGCGGTCGCCTCGGCGCTCCTCGGCGCCGCCGCGGGCGCGATGACCGCGGGCCGCATCGCGGACCGGATCGGCCGGCTGCGCGTCATGCAGATCGCCGCCGTCCTGTTCCTGCTCAGTGCGCTCGGGTGCGCTTTCGCCACGCACACCTGGATGCTGATCCTGTTCCGCGTGGTCGGCGGGGTGGGCGTGGGCGTCGCGTCGGTCATCGCGCCGGCCTACATCGCCGAGGTGTCACCGGCCCGGATCCGCGGCCGGCTCGGGTCGCTGCAACAGATGGCGATCGTCCTCGGCATCTTCCTGTCGCTGCTGGTCGACTGGCTGCTCGCCTCGCTCGCGGGCGGCGCGTCGAACGATCTGTGGCTGGGCATGGAGGCCTGGCGGTGGATGTTCCTCGTGATGGCGATCCCCGCGATCGTGTACGGGGTCGCGTCGACGATGATCCCCGAGTCGCCGCGCTACCTCGTCTCCCGCCATCGGATCCCCGAGGCCCGCCGGGTACTCACGATGCTGTTGGGCGAGAAGAACCTCGACATCACCGTCACACGGATCGAGGAGAGCCTCGCCGGCGAGGAGAAGCACTCGTGGCGCGACCTGGTCAAGCCCGGCGGCGGCATCTACCCGATCGTCTGGGTGGGCCTGCTGCTGTCGATCTTCCAGCAGGCCGTCGGCATCAACGTCATCTTCTACTACTCGAACATGCTGTGGCAGGCGGTGGGTTTCGAGGAGTCCCAGTCGAACCAGATCAGCGTCTTCACCTCGATCGTCAACGTCGTCGTGACGATCGTCGCGATCATGCTGGTGGACCGCATCGGCCGCCGTCCGCTGCTGCTCACCGGCTCGATCGGCATGACGGTGTCGCTCGCCACGATGGCCGTCTGCTTCAGCACCGCCGAGATCGTCGACGGCAAACCGAGCCTCACCGGCGTGATGGGTGTGCTCGCACTGGTGGCCGCGAACCTCTTCGTGATCTTCTTCGGCGTCAGCTGGGGACCGGTCGTCTGGGTGCTGCTGGGGGAGATGTTCCCGAACCGGATCCGCGGCGCGGCGCTGTCGCTGGCGGCGGCGGCGCAGTGGGCGGCGAACTGGGCGATCACCGTGACCTTCCCCAAGATGGAGGGCAACCTCACCCTGGCCTACGGGTTGTACGCGACCTTCGCGCTGCTGTCGCTCTTCTTCGTCTACCGATTCGTGCCGGAGACCAAGGGCAAGACCCTCGAGGACATGCACGGCGAGTTGCCGCCCGCGCGGTCCCGCTAA